A window of the Thalassophryne amazonica chromosome 11, fThaAma1.1, whole genome shotgun sequence genome harbors these coding sequences:
- the cd40lg gene encoding CD40 ligand, with amino-acid sequence MINTYQTSIAPPPVPPRLNKTHQVLIPAPDPPQRHRKSLISFFIGVVLLNLLLSVAGFIYLFNKMKEPAGSEAKAAALSSYRPSASAQMVVEKPSRLPQKATSDYLQWDIKHSLRRNINHVDRRWLTILQPGDYYVSSQVTFSRGDPEHPLASIVKLRKHVEGEEQVVMQGYCSLDTLSKAPAVPHMCTVTQGKVLTLETGDQLSVWVHNLLQVDYSEGATTFGLHKLKD; translated from the exons ATGATCAACACTTACCAGACCAGCATCGCTCCACCGCCAGTCCCTCCACGCCTCAACAAGACCCACCAGGTCCTCATCCCTGCTCCGGATCCTCCACAAAGGCACAGAAAGTCTCTCATCTCGTTCTTCATCGGAGTGGTGCTGCTGAATTTACTCTTATCTGTCGCAGGATTCATCTACCTATTCAACAAAATG AAAGAGCCTGCAGGATCTGAAGCAAAAG CTGCTGCGCTCTCATCATACAGACCCAGCGCAAGTGCGCAGATGGTGGTTGAGAAGCCATCACGCTTGCCACAGAAAGCAACAT CTGACTACCTCCAGTGGGACATCAAGCACTCACTTCGTAGGAACATTAACCACGTTGACCGACGTTGGTTAACCATTCTGCAACCTGGCGACTACTACGTCTCCTCTCAGGTGACCTTCTCCAGAGGTGACCCCGAGCACCCTTTGGCCAGCATAGTCAAACTGAGGAAGCAcgtggaaggagaggagcaggtgGTGATGCAGGGCTACTGCAGCTTGGACACCCTCAGCAAGGCCCCGGCAGTCCCGCACATGTGCACGGTCACGCAAGGAAAGGTGCTCACACTGGAGACGGGGGATCAGCTCAGCGTCTGGGTACATAATCTTTTACAGGTGGACTACAGTGAAGGAGCCACCACATTTGGATTACATAAACTGAAGGACTGA